A single region of the Triticum dicoccoides isolate Atlit2015 ecotype Zavitan chromosome 2B, WEW_v2.0, whole genome shotgun sequence genome encodes:
- the LOC119365598 gene encoding probable purine permease 11, whose translation MGDAGEIHLQIAGTRGEEAAQGVADNGTPPATAAPAPPSVSERVQWWAVVLVNIVLVLTGQSVANLLGRIYYDQGGGSLWMATVVQSCGTPLAIPLLLYFRRRPKATTTVVTRPPLLKISAIYAGLGVLLAGDNLMYSYALLYLPLSTYSLVCATQLSFNAVFSYFLNKQKFTALILNSVVLLTFSAALVGVSHGSDGTNSSVPPGKFPLGFVLTLSASALFSLILSLMQLTFDMVLKSDTFYDVMEMQFWSNTAAAVVSVAGLFISGEWSALHGEMDGYKKGRVAYGMTLAWTAISWQLTTMGLMGLVASVSSLFTNVISTVGLPLSPIIAVIFLGDRMDGVKVLAMLVAVWGFLSYIYQHYLDDAKVKKILAERSADDDQHRTVKLATE comes from the exons ATGGGCGATGCGGGTGAAATTCATCTTCAGATTGCAG GTACGCGAGGCGAAGAAGCAGCTCAAGGTGTAGCTGACAATGGCACGCCCCCGGCGACCGCGGCCCCGGCGCCACCGTCGGTGTCGGAGCGCGTACAATGGTGGGCGGTGGTGCTCGTCAACATCGTGCTCGTGCTCACCGGGCAGAGCGTGGCGAACCTCCTCGGCAGGATCTACTACGACCAGGGCGGCGGCAGCTTGTGGATGGCCACGGTGGTTCAGTCCTGCGGCACGCCGCTCGCCATCCCTCTGCTCCTCTACTTCCGGCGCCGCCCAAAGGCCACCACGACCGTGGTGACGCGCCCGCCGCTCCTCAAGATCTCGGCCATCTACGCCGGCCTGggggttctcctcgccggcgacaacCTGATGTACTCCTACGCGCTGCTCTACCTGCCGCTGTCCACCTACTCGCTCGTCTGCGCGACGCAGCTCTCCTTCAACGCCGTCTTCTCCTACTTCCTCAACAAGCAGAAGTTCACCGCGCTCATCCTCAACTCCGTCGTGCTGCTCACCTTCTCCGCAGCGCTCGTCGGCGTGAGCCACGGCTCGGACGGGACCAACAGCAGCGTCCCGCCGGGGAAGTTCCCGCTGGGGTTCGTGCTGACGCTGTCGGCGTCGGCACTCTTCTCCCTGATCCTGTCCCTGATGCAGCTCACCTTCGACATGGTGCTCAAGAGCGACACCTTCTACGACGTGATGGAGATGCAGTTCTGGAGCAACACCGCCGCGGCCGTGGTGTCGGTAGCCGGGCTGTTCATCTCCGGGGAGTGGAGCGCCCTGCACGGCGAGATGGACGGGTACAAGAAGGGCAGGGTGGCCTACGGGATGACGCTGGCCTGGACGGCCATATCGTGGCAGCTGACCACCATGGGCCTGATGGGGCTCGTCGCGTCGGTGTCGTCGCTCTTCACCAACGTGATCAGCACCGTGGGGCTGCCGCTGTCGCCCATCATCGCCGTCATCTTCCTGGGCGACCGGATGGACGGGGTGAAGGTGCTGGCGATGCTCGTTGCGGTCTGGGGGTTCTTGTCCTACATCTACCAGCACTACCTTGATGACGCCAAGGTGAAGAAGATACTGGCTGAGAGATCAGCCGACGATGACCAACACCGGACTGTAAAACTCGCCACAGAGTGA